Below is a window of Streptomyces spongiicola DNA.
GAAGCAGTGGATGTTCGAGGTGGAGGGCTTCCGCATCACCCGTACCGCAGTCCCGCCGCTCGACCGCCTGGTCGTCGCCGTCGACCCCGCAGTCACAACCACCGACTCCGCCGACCTGACCGCCTTCACGGTGGCCGGCCGCTCCTACCCGCTGGAGCAGATGTACGGCGACCGCCGCCCCCGCGGATACGTCCTCCACGCCGAACAGGACCGCCACACCCCAACCGCCGCGATGCGCCGTGCCGCCGCCCTTTACCACGAGCACCAGGCCGACTGCGTGGTCATCGAAGCCAACAACGGCGGCGACTACCTCCCCGCCCTCCTCGCCGAGATCGACCCGACCGTCCCCTGCCGCGTCGTCCACGCCACCCGCGGCAAACGCGCCCGCGCCGCCCCGGTCGCGATGCTCTACGAGCAGTCCCGCATCACCCACGCCGGCCCGCCCCGCACGCTCGCCGTGCTGGAGGAGCAGATGACGACGTACGTCGGCGCCTCGGAGGCCGAGGAGAAGTCCCCGGACCTCCTCGACTCCTGCGTCTGGGCGCTCACCGACCTGTTCCTTGCCGGAGACACGGGACGTCCGGCCGCACCATCAGATCACCGGCTCACGGGACGACGGTAAGAGGTTGACGGCGGACGAAAAACACATTGGCCGACCGCCGCCCGGGCTGCGAGCATGCCCCTGTTTCCCCAGCGGAGGACATTTGTTCGTTTTCGTGTGTGCGGGGTGCGGTGCCGAGCTGACCGCCCCGCTGTCCCAGGTCGCCCTGCCGGCACATGCCCATCAGCAGTACGGGAACGGGCTTCAGCTCCCTGTGCTCATGGAGTCGGGCACGTTCGCCGTGGACCCGGAGCCCTGGGGGCCGCCGTGGCGGACGTGGGAGGAGATCGATCCGGACGAGGCGGCGGCCCGCGGCGTCTACGCGCCGGTCCACGCCCTGTCCGACGGCGCGCCCGGCGCGATCGTCATCGCCCCCGGGGATACCCGCGGCACCCTGCTGATCCCGGAGAAGGGAGGCGGCTACTGTTGCGGCCTCGACGGGGCCGACGGCCCCAACATGGCCTGCGAGGCGTGCGGCCTGCCCGTGGCGAGCCGGATCGACGACTGCTCGCTCTGGCAGGCGGTGTGGCTCGCCCCGAACGCCGTGCGCCGCCTCCCCGTCGACGACGCCGACGCCGCACCGCTGTCCTGGGAGGAGTTGATGGTGGAGGGGAAGGGTACGCCCCCATTCGAGCCGATCGCCGCGTGGGGAGCACGGATGAGGGCGGGCTACTGGTCGAACCACTGGTGGTCCTGGAGCCCGCAATGGGAGGCGGCAGCCGGGCGGGCACTCGCCCACCTACTGGCGGCCTCGGAAGGCCAGCGGGTGACCGTCCCGGACGGCCTGATCGCGGAAATGTTCCAGCGCGCCCTCGACGCCCTGTTGCCCGCGGGTGGGCAGGCGCGGCGGGCCGTCCTGGCCGGACCGGGACGGCCCGCCCCTGGCGCGGGCGCCGGCATCCTCCTCGTGCCGGTCCATCCGCAGACGGGCGAGATCTGGACCCCGGCCGACCCGGCCACCTCGGCGTACGCGGTGCCGCTGCCGTTCGGGGTATGGCTGTGGCTGGCCTTCCCCGAACCGTGCCTGCCCGTCCCCGCGTCGGGCAGCATGCCCGACGGCGTCCTCCGAGACGACCCGCCCGCATCACTCCCCCGTCACCTGTTCCGGGCCGATCCGGAAGTGTTCCGGCACACCCTGGTCCGGCTGCCGGCCGTCCGCAGCCCGCACCTGCGCGAGATCCTCGAGAACCTCACGCAGTACATGCACTCCCGGCTCTTCTAGTCGGCCGGCAGGAGGCACCGGCACCCGATCTCCGGCCTGTCCGGTGCCCGTGCTGCCGCAATCAATCAGTGCCGGCCAGTGGCGCCTCCCGAAGTGGGCGGGCATCTGCTGTCCGTCCGTTCTCATGGACATAACCAGAGCGATACGGCGGCGCACGACATCAAGCCCTCGTGGATACACCCTCACGCGAGGTGTGTGGTGAAGACGTCCGCGTCAGAGTTCTGGGGCGAGGATGGTCAGTCGTAGAAGCGCAGCCAGGGCCGTCACCATCGGCACGACGAACCACCATCGTCGCAGCCACTGTGCCTTCACGAACAGCACGGTCAGCAGTGCCACGACGACGGTCACCCCCAGCGCCGTGCCCGCAGCGAAGCCCGAGTGGGAGGCCGTCTCCGTGTCCCAGGGACCCGCCGGCTCGGCCGCGTAGGCAAGGAGGAGCAGGTACGCCGTGACGAAGTGCGCCACCAGGAGCACCACGGCGCACACGGCGGAACCGATCCGGCCGGGGGGCCTCCCCGAAGCATCGCGGCGCCCTGGTGCAGCAGGGCTCGTGACGTCGTTCACCGCAGCGCCTCCTTGGCCTGATCCAGCCTGTTGTCGAAGCCACGACCGTAAGCCTGGGCTGCGTCGGTCTCGTAATAGGGGCCCCCGTTGTAGCGGGCGGCCAGCTCCTGCATCTGCGCGCGTGTCATCTGCTCCGGTGGTACGTCGGCGAAGCTGCTCTCGGCTTTCAACTGGGCAAGGTACTCGGAGGCGATGAAGATGTTCGTGCCGGGATCCTTGATCGCGTTCACCACGGTGCTCCGCTGGAGATCCGTGAGACTGTGCGGATCGTAGCCGAGTACCTCGGCGGCGCGCCGCACCTGGATGGCCATGGGCCCCATGGAGGTCCGGTCAGGATCCTCACTGCCCGGAATGATCTGTCGGCCCTCGTAGGCCAGGTCGTCCAGCAGGCCGGGGTCCCCTTCGACCTCCTGCCAGGCGATGCCTGCGACCATCACCGGCGGAAGCCCTGAATCCTCGGCGGCTGCCCTGATGAGCTCCTTGTTCGCGGAGATGTACGAGCGGCGCCCCTCGTCGTCGTTCGACGGGAGCCAGTAGTTGTTGCCCTGTCCTTCGGGCAGGCTGTCCACGCGCGTCCGGATGCGGTAGAGCGTTTCGGAGACGACCACGTCACGGCCCATGGTGGGGATCGTGTCGACCTTGGGTCCGGAGCCCGGCAGTTGTGTGTTCGGGTCGTCGCTCGCCTCGCGGGCCTCCCTCTGCAGGGGCCCGAGGTTCTTCAGGAACTCGGCCGCGTCGGGCAGAGTCCCCTGGTAGTCGGGTATCGACTTGTACGCCGCCCTGAGGTCGGCAACGCACAGCTCCCGCGCGGCGGACTCGACGCGGAGCGCGTCACCGTAGTGGTCCTTGGTCTGGTTGTAGTAGCGCTCGGCGTCTTCCCGGATCGCGTCGACGTCCACGGTCACTTCGGCGAGCCAGTCCAGCACCCCCGTGCTTGCACGCAGATCCTCCCACTGCCGCAAGGGCTCTGCTGCCCGCGCGGTGGGAGTGATGGCCTGAGCTTCACGGGCCATGAGCTCGGAGAGTCTGCCCTCGGTGTGCTGTCCGTTCTTGTAGTGCACCTTGGCGGTGGTGACCGCGTCGGCGTACCTGGCCAGCGCGGAGCCGGCCTTGCGGAAGGCTTCCGAGAGCGCATCGGCCAGGCTCTTGCTCTCACCGAGCCTCCTGACGTAGAGGTCGCGGGCCTCGCTCACCCAGTCG
It encodes the following:
- a CDS encoding lysozyme family protein; protein product: MAYRDDVQFLEDANPTLIDRNAAEFRRLHTLIESTDDAFRKAGKVDWVSEARDLYVRRLGESKSLADALSEAFRKAGSALARYADAVTTAKVHYKNGQHTEGRLSELMAREAQAITPTARAAEPLRQWEDLRASTGVLDWLAEVTVDVDAIREDAERYYNQTKDHYGDALRVESAARELCVADLRAAYKSIPDYQGTLPDAAEFLKNLGPLQREAREASDDPNTQLPGSGPKVDTIPTMGRDVVVSETLYRIRTRVDSLPEGQGNNYWLPSNDDEGRRSYISANKELIRAAAEDSGLPPVMVAGIAWQEVEGDPGLLDDLAYEGRQIIPGSEDPDRTSMGPMAIQVRRAAEVLGYDPHSLTDLQRSTVVNAIKDPGTNIFIASEYLAQLKAESSFADVPPEQMTRAQMQELAARYNGGPYYETDAAQAYGRGFDNRLDQAKEALR